Proteins found in one Spartobacteria bacterium genomic segment:
- a CDS encoding S24 family peptidase, producing MNEENDIKLSSSSPKEPDYIEFPPEKDRFTTCLPFFDLEAAAGPFGYEQNYVEELQHHEKWVRFDGKITRDLFPIRIKGHSMEPRIPDGSIAVFQAGNALAGSRQGKIVLVQLLDRFNRDTNSRFTVKKYESSKKYDKNGVFEHQNIVFSPLNPDF from the coding sequence ATGAATGAAGAAAACGACATAAAATTGTCGAGTTCTTCCCCAAAAGAACCGGATTACATCGAATTTCCTCCTGAAAAAGACAGATTTACGACCTGCTTGCCTTTCTTTGACCTCGAAGCGGCCGCCGGCCCCTTCGGATATGAGCAAAACTACGTCGAAGAACTCCAACATCATGAGAAATGGGTTCGGTTCGACGGAAAAATCACCCGCGATCTGTTCCCCATCCGCATCAAAGGCCACTCCATGGAACCGCGCATCCCCGACGGCTCCATCGCCGTTTTTCAAGCTGGTAACGCCCTTGCAGGCTCGCGGCAGGGGAAAATCGTCCTAGTCCAGCTCCTCGATCGCTTCAACCGCGATACAAACAGCCGTTTTACCGTAAAAAAGTACGAAAGTAGCAAAAAATACGACAAAAACGGCGTTTTTGAGCACCAAAACATCGTTTTTAGCCCGCTAAACCCAGATTTTTGA
- a CDS encoding ATP-binding protein, which translates to MVWREDMRGSFSSWMEAKLKSIGMQEYGSDDLVTIDRVIKPLFTGGTGDLLQISDWLECLDLSLATDVSDVPRLMLANLQEFHLPVLSRFPFHQKKKQLGPYIHKAMEFFNYTLFLESRQRDKALKAIDSLLEAIADGDHQGIPFDDEEVCGSYTSGEELLAGLRDFIANDGQSERDKLKQCDFVVIWDQILKFKESVQKEKRESTRKLAGSPVEVLLNAVWMTLKDFYTEHKDKAEVVIQSVEISPVLFKHDVDGVEEEHEDTGPGDAAENAEYARRYLTRLIGGIDELLKKHVNINNSDGSEIAIFSDLLSPDINCRYAKTAEPVLEFKVIISSDHKPLKRQYGWRLPEHHMYRLSIDLLRRARQSISSLQEIHKLPVYHIAYFEELLQATADEEVRRVLLHAIRDERDSNGALTNLLSGEWSRVVDPLSPKLKLLAEKYDRFVSAASSNGLFSTIFGVDPEWPDLRKAYADSFEAALALPDISQSSLVGMLTRAFLVVEPRSLSLDDTWHADAFEPSGVATILHPSVVEMLEAQVVYLTRCFNFSANKELSKTPSRDGFKAHIWRTYVDLSSIQSPLTGLLCDESKNLCADVRGNELIHRIGSSSRTDTPLSTRLLVQYNEGTEDDSNLNDTEMFRETSESKLLLRLMQDYFDLHPHARDGLSIAVFRNKDVQPVVAAVHAYLKVLATKPTSKKPNKRYVLNEERRRPYAISVTVFTESNDESDISNWVQQWKERWEAAETESKYELYRNCRFSVAHRIVEKNGHGAFQKLIKEQFEADIAVFYDFIGAGAGVNEFEKVEPFDITSRDLKFPILEKACCTVTNPADKFKRKRVVSNRQFALGACHANLLHGLKTGMQQTGTVVVGSGDFTPWRTLIDCLHDKAEWIICIDPNMDERLIRMPKLEKNREREIIGFGSGVGSHGEDNYTISTEQFSFADIHFRLQAAIQQLYAAEAGWTIDECKAVAEGVLHVAPELSGLSLVRATGAADQYIRDFMAYSLTRKLLQSSDGLLCESLISLDAYRHWFDLADNLRRPDLMWMQVWLKEDGRLHVELHLIECKMGQQSPEHILKAKSQIDNGLSVLGSAFKSLADGTGGSGTAEDRPGRRYWWMQLHRLIASKTEVSKTQYSDVLSALERLAEGDFSVTWDASVFAFWIDQDPEIKRAGYWAVGGELDVVANVYTVGGGFVRQLMTDSLEVPVDWAALNAQGAMVVEQDDEFIPEGTEDDYTPWVDDEDESEDEMVDDEAIEPTGQPLAADLIVDSPPPDEPEMLPSAGVLEPTPPEPISDGVTPASHSIELGANEEIPSDRILLGKTVTGDQPVYWEFNHAELVNRHMLIFGSSGQGKTYAIQGMLCEMSKFKQNSLIVDYTNGFLPNHLEEVAKVVLSPVQHVVRNEPLPINPFLPQISDNGGIVIGENSNAVAKRIAGLFDSVYEIGNQQYSVLHRAVMDGVDSMGCGMNLDHMLDSIESMAEDKKFKASAQSLYNKLRPFVLDCPFSSGNDSFDWDHLFMKQDPLCNIFQLAGMDMYSARLITEFILWDLYGHLQSKGKKTDPKVIVLDEVQNLDHQEGSPLSKYLREGRKFGLSLILATQTMSNMKKDERDRMFMAEHKLFFKPADTELKAFADVAALATRQKVDDWIRKLSTLSKGECYSIGKTLDANGERLVSRALKIRVAAMEEREFNE; encoded by the coding sequence ATGGTCTGGCGTGAGGATATGCGGGGAAGCTTCAGCTCTTGGATGGAGGCGAAGCTCAAAAGCATCGGAATGCAAGAGTACGGTTCCGATGATCTCGTCACGATTGACCGTGTTATCAAACCCCTGTTTACCGGCGGAACCGGGGATCTCCTGCAGATCAGTGACTGGTTGGAATGCCTGGACCTGAGCCTTGCAACCGATGTGTCGGATGTCCCCCGTCTGATGCTGGCTAATCTCCAAGAATTCCATCTCCCGGTTCTTTCCCGCTTTCCGTTCCATCAGAAAAAAAAGCAGCTAGGTCCATATATCCACAAGGCAATGGAGTTTTTTAACTACACGCTGTTTTTGGAGTCCCGCCAGCGGGACAAGGCGCTTAAGGCCATAGACAGTTTACTGGAAGCGATTGCCGATGGAGATCATCAGGGCATTCCATTTGATGATGAAGAGGTTTGCGGTTCCTACACATCCGGAGAAGAGCTGCTTGCCGGATTGAGAGACTTTATTGCCAATGACGGACAGTCTGAACGTGATAAGTTGAAGCAATGCGACTTTGTCGTCATATGGGATCAGATTCTCAAATTCAAAGAAAGCGTTCAAAAAGAGAAACGCGAAAGCACCCGCAAGTTGGCAGGCAGTCCTGTCGAAGTGCTGCTGAATGCCGTTTGGATGACGCTCAAGGACTTTTATACCGAGCATAAGGACAAAGCGGAAGTGGTCATTCAATCCGTTGAAATTTCTCCGGTGCTGTTTAAGCACGATGTGGATGGTGTCGAAGAAGAGCACGAGGATACCGGACCCGGCGATGCGGCGGAAAACGCGGAGTATGCCCGCCGGTATCTCACCCGCTTGATCGGGGGGATTGACGAACTGTTGAAAAAACATGTGAACATCAATAATTCCGACGGCAGTGAAATTGCCATATTCAGCGATCTGCTCTCTCCGGACATTAATTGTCGCTATGCGAAAACCGCCGAGCCGGTTCTTGAATTCAAGGTCATTATTTCCTCCGATCATAAGCCGTTAAAACGGCAATACGGATGGAGGCTTCCTGAGCACCATATGTATCGGCTGTCGATTGATCTGTTGCGTCGCGCCAGACAATCCATCTCCAGTCTGCAGGAAATTCACAAACTTCCTGTTTACCATATTGCGTATTTCGAGGAACTGTTACAGGCCACCGCTGATGAAGAAGTTCGGCGGGTTCTCCTACATGCGATCCGGGATGAACGGGATTCGAATGGTGCGCTGACCAATCTGCTTAGCGGCGAATGGAGCAGGGTCGTAGATCCTTTGTCGCCCAAACTCAAACTGCTTGCAGAGAAGTATGATCGGTTCGTAAGTGCAGCCTCCTCCAACGGCCTCTTTTCAACCATATTCGGGGTTGATCCTGAATGGCCGGATCTCCGCAAGGCGTACGCAGACTCCTTTGAAGCCGCGCTGGCATTACCAGATATATCACAGTCTTCTCTGGTCGGAATGCTGACCCGGGCGTTTCTGGTGGTGGAACCCCGTTCTTTAAGTCTCGACGATACGTGGCATGCTGATGCGTTTGAACCATCGGGTGTAGCCACCATTCTTCATCCTTCCGTTGTGGAAATGTTGGAAGCGCAGGTGGTCTACTTGACCCGCTGCTTTAATTTTTCCGCGAATAAAGAGCTGTCGAAAACTCCGAGCCGGGACGGATTCAAAGCCCACATCTGGAGAACCTATGTTGATCTCTCCAGCATTCAGTCTCCGTTGACGGGATTGCTGTGCGATGAGAGTAAGAACCTATGCGCAGATGTTCGAGGAAATGAACTGATTCACCGCATCGGATCCTCGTCAAGAACCGACACTCCGCTCTCCACACGACTGCTGGTTCAGTACAATGAAGGCACCGAAGACGATAGCAATTTGAACGATACCGAAATGTTCCGCGAAACGAGTGAATCAAAACTCCTGTTGCGGCTCATGCAGGATTATTTTGATCTTCACCCCCATGCTCGGGACGGGTTGAGTATTGCTGTTTTCAGGAATAAAGATGTTCAGCCGGTGGTCGCAGCCGTGCATGCCTATCTAAAGGTGTTGGCAACGAAGCCGACCAGCAAAAAGCCCAACAAACGGTACGTGCTGAATGAGGAGCGAAGAAGACCCTATGCGATTAGTGTGACCGTATTCACAGAATCCAATGATGAGTCGGACATTTCCAACTGGGTGCAGCAGTGGAAGGAGCGATGGGAGGCCGCCGAAACTGAATCAAAATATGAGTTGTACCGGAATTGCCGCTTCTCGGTGGCGCACCGGATTGTTGAAAAGAATGGTCACGGTGCTTTTCAAAAGCTGATCAAGGAGCAGTTTGAAGCAGACATCGCTGTTTTCTATGATTTCATCGGCGCAGGAGCCGGGGTGAATGAGTTTGAAAAAGTTGAGCCGTTCGATATTACCAGCCGCGATCTCAAGTTTCCTATTCTTGAAAAGGCCTGTTGTACGGTCACCAACCCGGCAGATAAATTCAAACGGAAACGGGTGGTGAGTAATCGACAGTTTGCACTGGGAGCCTGCCATGCCAACCTTCTGCATGGACTGAAGACCGGTATGCAACAGACAGGGACGGTGGTTGTCGGTTCTGGAGATTTTACTCCGTGGAGAACACTGATTGACTGTCTCCACGACAAAGCCGAGTGGATTATCTGCATCGATCCGAATATGGATGAACGGTTGATCCGAATGCCCAAGCTCGAAAAGAACAGAGAGCGTGAAATCATAGGTTTCGGTTCCGGAGTCGGTAGCCATGGAGAAGATAATTACACCATTTCGACCGAACAGTTTTCCTTTGCCGATATTCATTTCAGGCTGCAGGCCGCCATTCAGCAACTTTATGCTGCGGAGGCAGGTTGGACGATAGACGAGTGTAAGGCTGTAGCCGAAGGGGTGCTCCATGTTGCCCCCGAACTTTCCGGTCTCTCCTTGGTTCGAGCAACTGGCGCGGCAGATCAGTACATTCGCGATTTCATGGCCTATTCCCTGACCCGTAAACTGCTGCAAAGTTCGGATGGTTTGTTGTGTGAATCACTCATCTCGCTGGACGCCTATCGGCATTGGTTTGACCTCGCCGATAACTTACGTCGACCGGATTTAATGTGGATGCAGGTCTGGCTGAAGGAAGATGGTCGTCTTCATGTAGAATTGCATCTGATCGAATGCAAGATGGGGCAGCAATCGCCGGAGCACATTCTAAAAGCCAAATCGCAGATCGACAACGGGCTCTCGGTGTTGGGTTCGGCATTTAAGTCGTTAGCGGATGGTACTGGCGGATCAGGTACCGCCGAAGATCGGCCAGGTCGACGTTACTGGTGGATGCAGCTCCATCGCCTGATTGCCAGTAAAACAGAAGTGTCAAAAACCCAGTATTCAGATGTTCTTTCGGCACTCGAACGTCTGGCGGAAGGTGACTTTTCTGTGACGTGGGATGCCTCGGTCTTCGCCTTCTGGATTGATCAGGATCCTGAAATCAAGCGTGCCGGATATTGGGCCGTTGGAGGAGAACTTGATGTGGTTGCGAATGTTTATACCGTTGGCGGGGGATTTGTCCGGCAGCTGATGACGGATTCGCTGGAGGTTCCCGTCGACTGGGCCGCTCTCAATGCACAGGGCGCAATGGTTGTTGAACAGGATGATGAGTTCATTCCTGAAGGTACGGAGGACGATTACACGCCATGGGTGGATGATGAGGATGAAAGCGAGGATGAGATGGTTGATGATGAGGCTATTGAACCAACTGGACAACCACTAGCCGCTGATTTGATTGTAGATTCGCCTCCGCCGGATGAGCCGGAGATGCTCCCATCTGCCGGAGTATTAGAGCCGACACCACCAGAACCCATTTCTGATGGAGTTACACCGGCTTCGCATTCCATAGAGTTGGGTGCGAATGAGGAAATTCCTTCCGACAGGATTCTGTTGGGAAAAACCGTCACGGGCGACCAACCAGTATACTGGGAATTTAATCATGCGGAACTTGTGAACCGCCATATGCTGATCTTCGGCTCTTCCGGGCAGGGAAAAACCTACGCCATTCAGGGAATGCTCTGCGAAATGAGTAAATTTAAGCAGAACAGTCTGATTGTTGACTACACCAACGGCTTCTTGCCGAACCATCTGGAAGAGGTTGCCAAGGTTGTTCTGAGTCCGGTGCAGCATGTTGTTCGCAATGAGCCGCTGCCGATCAACCCATTCCTGCCGCAGATATCGGACAACGGCGGCATTGTTATCGGCGAAAACTCAAATGCGGTTGCCAAGCGAATCGCTGGATTGTTCGACTCGGTATATGAAATCGGAAACCAGCAATACAGTGTTCTTCACCGAGCCGTTATGGATGGCGTGGACTCCATGGGCTGCGGGATGAATCTGGATCATATGCTCGATTCCATTGAATCCATGGCGGAGGATAAAAAGTTCAAGGCATCGGCACAGTCCCTTTACAATAAGCTCCGGCCATTTGTACTGGACTGCCCATTCTCTTCTGGGAATGACAGCTTTGACTGGGACCACTTATTCATGAAGCAGGATCCGCTGTGTAATATTTTCCAGTTGGCGGGAATGGATATGTATTCGGCACGACTGATTACCGAGTTCATTCTCTGGGATCTGTATGGCCACCTGCAGTCGAAGGGCAAGAAGACCGATCCTAAAGTTATTGTGTTGGACGAAGTTCAAAATCTGGATCATCAGGAAGGAAGTCCGCTTTCAAAATATCTCCGGGAAGGAAGAAAATTCGGCCTATCGCTGATTCTAGCTACTCAGACCATGAGTAATATGAAAAAGGATGAGCGTGACCGTATGTTCATGGCGGAACACAAGCTGTTCTTCAAACCGGCGGATACCGAGCTGAAGGCCTTTGCGGATGTCGCCGCACTGGCAACCCGGCAAAAAGTCGATGACTGGATTCGCAAGCTTTCAACGCTTAGTAAGGGGGAATGCTATTCAATCGGAAAAACGCTGGATGCAAATGGAGAGCGACTGGTTTCCCGTGCATTGAAAATCCGCGTTGCCGCCATGGAGGAGCGCGAGTTCAATGAATAA